The DNA region CGAAACTGCAAAAACTCTTTTTTATAATTATGCTTGCCAAACTCCTATATTTGATTATCATTGTCATCTTAATCCGAAAGAAATTTTTGAAAATAAAAAATTTAATAATCTAACAGAGATTTGGCTTTACAATGACCATTATAAATGGAGAATGATGAGGGCTAATGGTATAGATGAAAAGTTTATTACAGGTAATGGAGATGATTATGATAAGTTTATTGCTTGGGTTAAAACATTATCTAACTTAATAGGTAATCCTCTCTATCATTGGAGTCATTTGGAGCTTCAGATGTATTTTGATATTTATGAAATTATTAACGAAGATAATGCTGATTTAATATGGAAAAAAGCAAATGAAAAATTAGAGAGTATGACTGTTAAAGATATTCTTAAAAAATTTAGAGTTCATACAATAGGCACAACCGATGATCCAATAGATAATTTAGAATATCATAAATTAATTAATGAAGGTAAATCAAAAATAGGAAAGATTGATACAAAAGTAGTACCATCTTTTAGACCGGATAAAGCTATAAATATAGAAATGTCTGATTTTAGTGATTATATAAAAAAGCTAGAAGAGGCAAGTAAAATAAATATTATAAATATAAAATCATTAGTTGAAGCTTTATATAATAGAATAGATTATTTTAAAAGTTTAGGCTGTGTGTCAAGTGATTGTTCATTATCTGTAGTACCTTTTAATTTAGATGATGAAAAAAATATTGATAGTATTTTTAAAAAAGCTATGAATAAAGAAATATTATCTCATGAAGAAATAGAAAAATACAAAACATATATTCTCATAAAACTAATAAAAAAATATAGAGAATCAAATTTAGTTATGCAAATACATATTTCTGCAATGAGAAACAGTAATGAAGTAATGTTTAAAAAATTAGGTGCTGATACTGGATATGATTCTATAGGAGATTCTAATATTATAGAGAAATTATCATTGTTATTAACAACAGCAAATAATGACGGAGGACTTCCAAAGATAATTTTTTATAGTTTAAACAAAAAAGATTATTATCCTCTTTCAACTCTTATGGGCTCTTTTCAAGATGGCGGCATAAAAGGTAAAATGCAGCTTGGTTCTGCTTGGTGGTTTTTAGACAATAAAGATGGAATTAAAGAGCAAATTAAAACTCTTGCTAATACTGCTTCATTAGGTTTATTTATTGGAATGCTTACAGATTCAAGAAGTTTTTTATCATATTCAAGACATGAATATTTTAGAAGGATATTGTGTGATATTATAGGGGAGTGGGCAGAGAATGGAGAAGTGCCTAATGATATTAAATATTTAGGAAGTATTGTAGAGAATATATGCTTTAATAATGCCAATATTTACTTTAACAGTTAAATATGATAGATTAAATTACTATAATATTAAACAAAAATATTAATAATATGTAAATACAATTTTTATAAATAATAATAAAAATAATTTTATGGAATTTCTATGTTAGAGAAATATATACAAACTAAAATAATACCAGTAGTAGTTGTAGAAAATGAAGATGAGACAAGAAAAATAGCAGAACTTTGTTTGGAGTTTCTTCCTTCTATAGAATTAACTTTAAGAACAGAATACGGATATAAAGCATTAGAAATATTAGCTAAAGATTATCCAAATATTCAAAGGTCTGCTGCTACAGTTTTAAATATAGAACAAGTTAAGAGAGTAGTTGATTTAGGCACAAATATAATAATAAGTCCTGGTTTTCAGCCTGCAATGCTTGAATATGCTAAAAATAAAAATTATTATTATATACCTGGTGCTGCTACTCCTTCTGAAGTTGAGCAATGTTTAGCTTATGGGTATAAATATATAAAGTTTTTTCATGCTGCTCTTTATGGTGGGATTAATTGGATAAAAAGCATCGCTCCTGTTTACAAGCATACAGGTGTTAAATTTATGCCTTTAGGCGGAGTTAATATTGATAATGTAAAAGAATATTTGCAAAATGAATATGTATTTGCATGCGGAGGTACTTGGCTTTGTCCAAGGAATCTAATAGAAGAGAAAAATTGGAAAGAAATAAAAAGAAGATTTGAAGAGGCTAATAAATTAATAAAAGAACTTCAAAATTAATTATTTATTTTTAATTGCTTTCAAACATTAAACCAATATTGACATTATTATATTAACTTAATATAATAACTTTTATTAAGGAATGTTTTATGGAATTAATTTTATATATAATAATAGGTATAATTTGGCTTATAGTTAGCCTAATACAAAAGGCAGCGAAAGGCAATTCAAAGAAGGTTAATAGAGGCAAAGCTATAAATAAAAAGGCTGCTACAAATAATAGAAAGTCTTATAATAGTGATGATGAAATATATAGAAATCTTAGAAAAAGCATAAGTGAATTAAAAAATATAAATGAAGATGAAGAAGATGACTTTTATGATGATGAGTATGAAACTAATAATGAAATATTAGAAGAGCAAAATAGATATGCTTCTAGGATAAGAGAAATAGAGTCTCAAAAGTCTAAAATTATGGA from Brachyspira pilosicoli P43/6/78 includes:
- a CDS encoding bifunctional 4-hydroxy-2-oxoglutarate aldolase/2-dehydro-3-deoxy-phosphogluconate aldolase, which gives rise to MLEKYIQTKIIPVVVVENEDETRKIAELCLEFLPSIELTLRTEYGYKALEILAKDYPNIQRSAATVLNIEQVKRVVDLGTNIIISPGFQPAMLEYAKNKNYYYIPGAATPSEVEQCLAYGYKYIKFFHAALYGGINWIKSIAPVYKHTGVKFMPLGGVNIDNVKEYLQNEYVFACGGTWLCPRNLIEEKNWKEIKRRFEEANKLIKELQN
- the uxaC gene encoding glucuronate isomerase, with the translated sequence MKTFMGEDFLLGSETAKTLFYNYACQTPIFDYHCHLNPKEIFENKKFNNLTEIWLYNDHYKWRMMRANGIDEKFITGNGDDYDKFIAWVKTLSNLIGNPLYHWSHLELQMYFDIYEIINEDNADLIWKKANEKLESMTVKDILKKFRVHTIGTTDDPIDNLEYHKLINEGKSKIGKIDTKVVPSFRPDKAINIEMSDFSDYIKKLEEASKINIINIKSLVEALYNRIDYFKSLGCVSSDCSLSVVPFNLDDEKNIDSIFKKAMNKEILSHEEIEKYKTYILIKLIKKYRESNLVMQIHISAMRNSNEVMFKKLGADTGYDSIGDSNIIEKLSLLLTTANNDGGLPKIIFYSLNKKDYYPLSTLMGSFQDGGIKGKMQLGSAWWFLDNKDGIKEQIKTLANTASLGLFIGMLTDSRSFLSYSRHEYFRRILCDIIGEWAENGEVPNDIKYLGSIVENICFNNANIYFNS